One region of Thunnus albacares chromosome 20, fThuAlb1.1, whole genome shotgun sequence genomic DNA includes:
- the dmc1 gene encoding meiotic recombination protein DMC1/LIM15 homolog isoform X1 — protein sequence MKVVEDQVVEDDATFQDDEESFFQDIDLLQKHGINMADIKKLKSVGICTVKGIQMTTRKALCNIKGLSEAKVEKIKEAAGKMLNAGFQTAFEYSAKRKQVFHITTGSQEFDKLLGGGIESMAITEAFGEFRTGKTQLSHTLCVTAQLPGEDGYSGGKIIFIDTENTFRPDRLRDIADRFNVDHDAVLDNVLYARAYTSEHQMELLDFVAAKFHEEGGVFKLLIIDSIMALFRVDFSGRGELAERQQKLAQMLSRLQKISEEYNVAVFVTNQMTADPGAGMTFQADPKKPIGGHILAHASTTRLSLRKGRGEMRIAKIFDSPDMPENEATFAITAGGVADAKE from the exons ATGAAAGTTGTAGAGGACCAGGTTGTTGAAGATGATGCTACTTTTCAGGATGATGAG GAGTCCTTTTTCCAAGACATTGACCTCCTACAGAAACATGGGATT AACATGGCCGACATCAAAAAGCTGAAGTCAGTGGGTATCTGCACTGTGAAAGGCATCCAGATGACCACTCGCAAGGCTTTGTGCAACATCAAGGGCCTGTCAGAagcaaaagtggaaaaaatCAAGGAGGCTGCTGGGAAAATGCTG AATGCTGGTTTCCAGACTGCCTTCGAGTACAGTGCGAAGAGGAAGCAGGTGTTCCACATCACAACTGGGAGCCAAGAGTTTGA TAAACTGTTGGGTGGAGGAATAGAGAGTATGGCTATCACAGAGGCCTTTGGAG AGTTCCGCACAGGGAAAACTcagctctctcacacactttgTG TCACTGCTCAGCTGCCGGGGGAGGACGGCTACTCGGGCGGGAAGATCATCTTCATCGACACAGAGAACACCTT TCGCCCAGACAGACTGAGAGACATAGCTGACAGGTTTAATGTGGATCATGACGCTGTGCTGGACAACGTGCTTTATGCCCGGGCCTACACCA gtgaACACCAGATGGAGCTGTTGGACTTTGTAGCAGCCAAATTCCACGAGGAGGGAGGAGTCTTCAAGCTGTTG ATCATTGACTCCATCATGGCTTTGTTCCGAGTAGACTTCTCTGGTCGAGGAGAGTTGGCTGAGCGGCAGCAGAAACTGGCTCAGATGCTCTCCAGGCTGCAGAAGATCTCTGAAG AGTACAATGTAGCTGTGTTCGTTACCAACCAAATGACAGCTGATCCCGGTGCAGGAATGAC GTTTCAAGCTGATCCCAAGAAGCCAATTGGTGGACACATCCTGGCCCACGCCTCCACCACGAGGTTAAGCTTGAGGAAGGGACGTGGAGAGATGAGAATCGCCAAGATATTTGACAG TCCTGATATGCCTGAGAATGAGGCCACTTTTGCCATCACTGCTGGAGGAGTCGCCGACGCCAAAGAGTGA
- the dmc1 gene encoding meiotic recombination protein DMC1/LIM15 homolog isoform X2: MADIKKLKSVGICTVKGIQMTTRKALCNIKGLSEAKVEKIKEAAGKMLNAGFQTAFEYSAKRKQVFHITTGSQEFDKLLGGGIESMAITEAFGEFRTGKTQLSHTLCVTAQLPGEDGYSGGKIIFIDTENTFRPDRLRDIADRFNVDHDAVLDNVLYARAYTSEHQMELLDFVAAKFHEEGGVFKLLIIDSIMALFRVDFSGRGELAERQQKLAQMLSRLQKISEEYNVAVFVTNQMTADPGAGMTFQADPKKPIGGHILAHASTTRLSLRKGRGEMRIAKIFDSPDMPENEATFAITAGGVADAKE, encoded by the exons ATGGCCGACATCAAAAAGCTGAAGTCAGTGGGTATCTGCACTGTGAAAGGCATCCAGATGACCACTCGCAAGGCTTTGTGCAACATCAAGGGCCTGTCAGAagcaaaagtggaaaaaatCAAGGAGGCTGCTGGGAAAATGCTG AATGCTGGTTTCCAGACTGCCTTCGAGTACAGTGCGAAGAGGAAGCAGGTGTTCCACATCACAACTGGGAGCCAAGAGTTTGA TAAACTGTTGGGTGGAGGAATAGAGAGTATGGCTATCACAGAGGCCTTTGGAG AGTTCCGCACAGGGAAAACTcagctctctcacacactttgTG TCACTGCTCAGCTGCCGGGGGAGGACGGCTACTCGGGCGGGAAGATCATCTTCATCGACACAGAGAACACCTT TCGCCCAGACAGACTGAGAGACATAGCTGACAGGTTTAATGTGGATCATGACGCTGTGCTGGACAACGTGCTTTATGCCCGGGCCTACACCA gtgaACACCAGATGGAGCTGTTGGACTTTGTAGCAGCCAAATTCCACGAGGAGGGAGGAGTCTTCAAGCTGTTG ATCATTGACTCCATCATGGCTTTGTTCCGAGTAGACTTCTCTGGTCGAGGAGAGTTGGCTGAGCGGCAGCAGAAACTGGCTCAGATGCTCTCCAGGCTGCAGAAGATCTCTGAAG AGTACAATGTAGCTGTGTTCGTTACCAACCAAATGACAGCTGATCCCGGTGCAGGAATGAC GTTTCAAGCTGATCCCAAGAAGCCAATTGGTGGACACATCCTGGCCCACGCCTCCACCACGAGGTTAAGCTTGAGGAAGGGACGTGGAGAGATGAGAATCGCCAAGATATTTGACAG TCCTGATATGCCTGAGAATGAGGCCACTTTTGCCATCACTGCTGGAGGAGTCGCCGACGCCAAAGAGTGA